The following are from one region of the Amyelois transitella isolate CPQ chromosome 21, ilAmyTran1.1, whole genome shotgun sequence genome:
- the LOC132903073 gene encoding uncharacterized protein LOC132903073 gives MEDLPRSGRPSTSATEVNIAKVKEIVTENPHSTLREIATELSVSHESIRTILTNNLGMKHVAARLVPKDLNFFQKLNRMRVAEDMLERVNSDPTFMKRIVTGDETWVYEFDMQSSQQASEWRLPTEPKPKKPRQSRSKVKVMLTVFFDYRGVVHSEFLPEEGAYFEGDKINLDE, from the exons atggaagatttgcctcgctctggtaggccatcaacgtctgcaactgaagttaacatcgcaaaagtgaaggaaatagtgactgaaaatcctcattcaactttgagagagatagccaccgaactttctgtatctcacgagtcgatccgtaccattttaactaataatttgggtatgaaacatgttgccgctcggctagtcccaaaagacctgaatttttttcaaaaactcaatcgcatgagagtcgctgaggacatgctagaacgagtcaattccgacccaacattcatgaaacgcattgttactggtgacgagacgtgggtttacgagtttgacatgcaatctagtcaacaagcttcggagtggcgccttccaactgaaccgaaaccgaaaaaaccaagacaaagtcgttcaaaagtcaaagtcatgttgactgttttctttgactatcgcggtgttgtgcactcggaattcttgccggaag aaggagcatattttgaaggtgataaaataaatttggatgaataa